ATTGCGGCGCGATTCGGGCGGTGATACGATGCGCCGCATGAGTGTTCCACGTCTCCAGATTTCCGACCGGCTTCGAGAGTTGATGTCGTTTCGACGCTTGACTGGCGAAACGCCCCGCGTATTGGTCCTTCGCAGTCACTATTGGCTGGACGGCGGTTGCCTCAACGCCGCAAACATACTTGGCTGGCAAGTCGAGGCCGTGCCCGTGGTCATGGAGGGAACGCTGTCACGCGATGCGGTTGCGAAGCTGCTGGAGACCATCATCACGTTCAGGCCCGATTTCATCCTCTCGATCAACTTGAGCGGAATGGACACCAACGGCATGTTTGCGGCCCTGTTCGACGACCTGCAGACGCCACATGTCACCTGGTTTGTCGACGATCCCAGGACTATCCTCATGCGGAATCCCGCGTATGCAAGCAACCGGACTATCGCTTTGACGTGGGACGACGCTTATGCCCCCCACCTGCGCGAAGTCGGCTTTCCGTTCGTGGAGTGGTTTCCCCTCGCGACGGACCCCGCCGTCTTCAACGCGCCTCCGGGCGAATCCTGCTTCCCTCCCACGTTTGTGGGCAATTCGATGGAGGCATTCTCGGAACGCGCTTGGGCAGGACTCGACGCTTATCCGCACCTGAAACAGGTGGCTCGCGATGTGTTTGACGCGGGTCTCGTGACACGCGAGAACTTTATCGCGGGGGTCGACAGGATTGTTGGGTCCGACATCGCCGCGACGCTTGATGCGGAGACCGACCGTTTGCTGGAAATGCTCTTCTTTATTGAGGGTACGCGCCGGCTCCGCCGAACGTATGCGGAAGCGCTCGTTCCGGAAGGTCTGGAGCTGCGCGGTGATGAAGGCTGGGCGCGGAACTTCCCGCAGTCAGGGGACCCGCTCACGTATCTGGACCAATTGCCCACGTTCTACGGCCAATGCGCGCTGAACTTCAACGCCACGAGCATTCAAATGCCCAACACAGTCAATCAGCGTGTCTTTGATTGCCCGGCAGCCGGAGGTTTTCTCCTTACCGACGCTCAACCCGACTTGGAACGCTTATTCGACGTGAAGCACGAAGTTGCGCAGTACCGGTCTGTGGAAGAATGTGTTGACCTGTTCCGGTATTTCCGTTCGCGCGAGGACGCGCGCAGACCCATCATCGAAGCAGCACGGGCGCGGATTCTCAGTGAACACACGTTCGTACACCGCATGCTCCGGATTGTGGACTTGGTACGGAAACACTTCGCGTAAGGACTGACTCCGTCCAGCGTCAGCGATTTGAGTGTTTCCTCATCCCGCAAGTCCCTCGTTTCGCAGACAGGAGCCGTGCAGCGAAGTGCCCTCGGGCATTCTCGCACTCACTCCCGAGTGCAACGAAATAGCGCTTATATACAGGAAACGCCGATAAGCATTGTCATGCTGAGCGGTGGACCGCGCGAGCGCGGGTTTTGGTGGTAGAAACAAAAGCCAAGCGGACAGCCTTTTCTCTTGAGTGCCGCAGGCACGGCAGACTCTAGCCTGGGGTGAGATTAGCGTCACCGACGCGAATCGAAACCCCAGGTACCTGCCCCCACCCAACGTGAGCCCTGTAAGGGCGAATGCAACTTGTTGGGTCCGTTTCTTAGGAGTCCGCCTCTGGCGGACAAAGCATCTGGTTTAGAGATTAATCCGTCCAGTGCCAGATGCTTCGCTGCGCTCAGCATGTCAAACGAATATCAGCCACCAGTGTCGTCTTTAGCAGGATACCCGATGGGAGCGACATGTACGCTACGATTGATTCGATTTAAAATCACGCGTATCGCTCTTTGAGATAGGCTTCGAGCATCTGCAGACGATGCGCGTGCGTGTGATGCGCGGCAATGCGGGACTGTGCGGCGCGCACAATTCGCGTCCGTTCATCGGGGTGCTTCAAATAGTATTGAGTCTTGTCCTTCAACTCATCCAAGTTGTCGAAGGTCGCCGACTCCGTATTGGGTTCGAAGAACTCGGAGAGGTCTCCTTGATTGTCAGTCAACAGGAATCCGCCTGCCGCCGGGCAATCGAATACCCGTTGATTGACCGACGTTCGCATCTGCAGGCTCGTCGTGTTCAGATTGACGGCGGTATCGCGGTAGAAACGCGCCAGGTCCGTAAAGTAGCCGACGGCGCCATACGCTTTCTTCGTGATGCTTTTCCAGTGCGTATCGCCATGTGCCTCAATGCCAAGGGGCGTGAGCGTGCGTACGAGATCGCAGCGCATACGCCTCGTGGCCTCATACACGAGACACAACTCGGCGTTTCGCCGGGCGCTTTCGTCGGCGCGTTCCAGAATCGCAGGATCCAGAATCGCGGTGACTCCTTCCGCGAATGACTCGCGCGTCACGCGGCCTTGGTCGAATGCCCGTTTTACTTCATCACGCATTTCTGGAGCCAGCTTCAGTTTTTCCCAAGCTTCCTCAGCCTGGTCAATCATGGAAGTCCCGACAAAGGCCACGCTACGGACATGATTGGAGCGCGGTTCTCCGCGAAACAGTTCCGGATCGGTTGCGTGCGGAAGAAACAGAACATGCTCGAATCCGAGGCTCTTGAAATGTGGGATGTACGCCTTCTCCCAGGTCGCGGCCACCATGAAGGGCGAGGCGTGAATCACCGTCCTGAACAGGATCATGCGCGGCGTGTCCGTGAACCAGCTCACATACGGGATGCGCGCATCTTCAAAGAAGCGCGCAAACATGCCCATGTCGTCCATGCCGGCGTAGTTCGAAGTCAGAATGAAGTGTGGCTTGAACTCCCCCACGGCCGTGAACAGTGTTGCGATTTGTTCGCGGGTCAGACCGCCGGTCATGACCGAAGGGACCGTCGCCGTCTGCCAACCGAGGCTCTTGGCAGCGGCAATCCAGCTTCTATCGAAAAAGTACTGCGTCTCCAACACGAGCATGCGTGTTGGGCCGGTGAACTTCCGATAGTCCAGAATACGGCGAAGGCCTTCAGAAATTGCGAGCCGGGGCTTGGGCGTGTCGTCCAAAACGTTTCCTCAACGCTCTATGGTTATGCGCTGCACCTCGGGCAGGCGCTCTTCGAGGCTGGCGATGAGGCCTTCGAGATTCGGGCTGGTCTTGGATATGAGGTCGAGGGTCACGTCCATGCGCTCGCCCTTTCCGACGACTCGCAGCCGCGACGCGGTTACACGGTACCCCAGGCTTTTGACGTGCTGTTCCACCTGATTAACAAGGTTGAGCCCTCCCGGCATTCGGATTTCGAGGGAGAATTCCGTTTGCGTCGGCAACGATTCGGATACCCGAGACAGCACGGTCACCGTCATGAGCGCAATGGCAGTTGCGAGCGTGGCCAAGGCGTAGAATCCCGCGCCGATGGCGATACCCAGCACGGCCACAAACCAGAGCATGGCTGCGGTGGTCAATCCTTTGTGAACGTTACCCACATTAATGATCGCGCCCGCGCCAACGAATCCGATGCCCGTCACGATTCCTGCCGCAATGCGTCCTCGGTCCAGCCACACCGGGGCGCCCTGACGCGACCATTCGGCGGCTATATAGTCGGAGACGATCATGGCCACGGTCGATGCGACACAAACGAGAATGTGTGTCCGAAGTCCGGCGGCGCGCCCTTTGCTTTCTCGCTCAAGTCCGAGCACTCCAGCAAGGGCAACGGCCAATCCCAGTTTGCTTAAGACATCTCCCAATTCCGCGTTGCTCACGGTTCACCTCACGGGAACGTACGAGATTTCATCGCACGATCGTATCGAACTTGGGCTTTTCCTGTTCCGTGGCGGGCGCACCAACCTGTTGACGGCGTTTGTCGATTTCGGCGGGATCCGCATTGCGGCGCGCCGCTTCCGTCAGGTACTTTCGGGCCGTTTCGATGTTCTTGTTCGCCACCGCGAGGTCGCAGAGACGCAACCAGGGCACGGGGCTTTGGGGATAGGCAGCGCACGCTTCCTCCAGAAGGCGGACTTCCAGTTGCGGTTGTTTGAGGCTCGCGGCGATAGCTGCCAATTGAACTACCGGCAGGCTAATCTCCGTCCCGTTGGAGGCCGCGAATTCGAGGTAGTGTCTCGCCGCATTCCAATGCGAGTTGGCCGCACACCGCTGCGCCAACTGCATCCAAGCGGGCGCGTTGCCCTCAGGAACAGCCGGCGGCGTTCCCCACTCTTTCGTGAACCGTTCCTGGTCGTTCACAATGGCCCTCGCCACCCCCATCAGCAGCCAGCCATCCAGATCGTCGGGATAGCGTTGAATAAACTGGTCGAGAAGATAGGTAGCCTGAAGGATCTGACCGCGAATCATGAACACCTGAATCTGTGTCCGAACAGTGTCCTTCGCGGTCGGCTCCTTGGAGACCATATCCCGTGCCTTGGCTTCAATGTCGCGAAGCATCTTCAAGGAAGTCTGCACTTGCCGCAATTGCCCCGCGGCAGGCGACTTTGTGTCACTACCCACCACTGCCGCGAGCTCACGCTCTGCCATCTCCAAGTTGCCAATGCTGGCGAGATTTGCCGCATAGGCAACGCGCATTTCCGGGGGGAGTGCTCCCAGCTTCTCCGCGCGCCGGAAGTAGTCGATCGCATGCAAGCGGTCGTTCATGTCGTTTTCCACCGCCGATCGCGTTTCCAACAAGGAAGCGAGATTAAGCGTGTACTGCAAGTTCATCGGATCCAAGCGCAGGGCCGCAAGCATCGGTTCATAGGCGTCGTCGAGCTTGCCCAGCATTTGAAGCGTCGCGCCGAGACGATTCAGGGTTTCGGCGTGGTTGGGTTCAATTTCCAGGGCTTGCCGCAGCGTGGCTTCCGCGGCGTTCAAATAGCGCTGGGCATCTTCTCGCTGTGCTGCGGCCGCGGGAGCTTCTTTGTTGCGTGACAATTCGGCGGCATTGCGCAAGGCCGCTACCGCATCGTCGAAATTGAGTGCTCCAATCCGGCGATACGGCCAGGGAGAATCGGGGACTTTCGTCTCCGCGTCTTCCCACACGGCGATGACGCTGTGCCAGACGCGATTGCGCATGTAGACACCCGTTCCGCAGACGACGAGCAAAATGGCTGCCGCGATCCCCGCCATTGCCCGCGCGGGCGGAATTGACAACACAAGGCTAACCAGCCACGGGACTATCGCGAGAGCGCCACAAAGCGCGAAGTAGACGCTGCGCTCCGTGAACGGATTCTCCAGGGACACCTGCCACGCAAGAAGGGCAAGTCCCGCAACGGCCCACAACATCGAAATGCCCGAGGGAATGCGCCGGGCCAAGAGGACCAATCCCATTAGTGTCAGAACACCCAGAAACGAAACGGCAAGGGTGATTCTCGATCGCCGTTCGCCGTAACTGGATGTATCGATTACGGGCGGAATGTCGTGATCGGCGGAGAGCAGCGTCGGATTGAATGCAAGCAGAAGACCATTCGTAACCACGGAAGCTTTGGCCGCATTGGACGTGGGAATGGTGTCGTCGGGGAGCGCCGAAGCGGGGAGATGGCCCCAATGCGAGACAATCACGAGAACGGCAAGCACGCCCCAAATGAACCCGTGTGCCGGCAACCGGCGAAAGACTGTTCGGCCGTGCAGGCTCAGGTCTGTCAGCAACACGAGGAAAGGCACAAGCGCCGCGGCATAGCCGGCGGCCCACGCCAACGCCAAAGCTATCGCAGACAGTCCGAGGAGCGCGAGAGCGCTGTGCTTGGGGTGATCGGCCGCCCGCAGGAACAGAAGCATGCTCGCCAAGGAGAAGAATGTTACGAGCAAACCGGCCCTACCGGCCACGATGTTGATGCTTTCCGATGCCGCGGGATGCAGAACGAGAAACAGCCCGGCCAGCATCGCGACCGGCTCCGGCACCCTGCGTTTGAGCAGCCGCCTGCACAGAAGATAAAGCAGGACGCCGTTCAGCAGGTGAATCGCGATATTGACTACGCGCTGCGCGGCGGGACTGGCAGGCGCGAGATACCAAATCTTCGCGTATGAAAGGACCGCGAGCGGCGAATCGGGTTGAGCATGCACGGCATCGGGGAAGTTCGTCCATGAATGGAGCGCTTCGTTATTAACAAGCACTCGCTGGTCTTCCACGTTGAAAGGCGAGTTCAGCACGTTCGAGTAGGCGATAACGCCCACGATGACAATCAGGAATGCGCTCATCCAGACCTGCGCGGTCTCGATACCCACGTTGCCCTTCAAGACGGGTTCTGAAAGACGTTTGTCGAGTTCGGGTTCGCCGGTCAACTCCTCATCCGCCGAAGGGGCACGAGAATCGTCCGGGGGAGGCGGCGCGTCATTGGATGGCGCGTCAGCAGGCAGCGAAGGCTGCTCGGTATTCGATTCAGATTCTTCTACGGAATCCCGCGGATTCTCAGTCATACGTGTGCTTTCCAGTTCGCAATGCTGCGGCTCGACTCAAGAACACCGGACTCAGTATAGAGAATCGGAAACCCCGGATGGAACTGGCTCGCGGTCTAAAGTCGCACGCATCAACGCCGCGCGCCGGCGCGAGCGGCGACCGCAATAAGACAAACACAGCCGAGAACGGCCAAACCTGCCCCGAGAAAGAGCAGGTTTCTCATGGCCACGTTCACCACTTCGACCGACACAGCATCGGCCGTTGATGACTCCGATCGCGAAACAGTCAATTCCCAGCCGGCCTCCGTCAGAGTCCCGCCTGAACGAACACTCTTCGTCTGGCGCGTGCCGTCGCGAGTCACCGTCAAGTCGTAATCGTAGACAGCCGGCGTAACCTCCGCGTCGAATTCGAACACGCCATCTCCACTGTTGTACGTTTCACCTTCGCGCACGTAGAACTCGCGGTCCCCAACTCGAATGCCAACCTCGTAGGAGGAGGTGGACCCGGGCGAAGCGTATGCACCACCT
This genomic window from Candidatus Hydrogenedentota bacterium contains:
- a CDS encoding glycosyltransferase; protein product: MSVPRLQISDRLRELMSFRRLTGETPRVLVLRSHYWLDGGCLNAANILGWQVEAVPVVMEGTLSRDAVAKLLETIITFRPDFILSINLSGMDTNGMFAALFDDLQTPHVTWFVDDPRTILMRNPAYASNRTIALTWDDAYAPHLREVGFPFVEWFPLATDPAVFNAPPGESCFPPTFVGNSMEAFSERAWAGLDAYPHLKQVARDVFDAGLVTRENFIAGVDRIVGSDIAATLDAETDRLLEMLFFIEGTRRLRRTYAEALVPEGLELRGDEGWARNFPQSGDPLTYLDQLPTFYGQCALNFNATSIQMPNTVNQRVFDCPAAGGFLLTDAQPDLERLFDVKHEVAQYRSVEECVDLFRYFRSREDARRPIIEAARARILSEHTFVHRMLRIVDLVRKHFA
- a CDS encoding glycosyltransferase, which translates into the protein MDDTPKPRLAISEGLRRILDYRKFTGPTRMLVLETQYFFDRSWIAAAKSLGWQTATVPSVMTGGLTREQIATLFTAVGEFKPHFILTSNYAGMDDMGMFARFFEDARIPYVSWFTDTPRMILFRTVIHASPFMVAATWEKAYIPHFKSLGFEHVLFLPHATDPELFRGEPRSNHVRSVAFVGTSMIDQAEEAWEKLKLAPEMRDEVKRAFDQGRVTRESFAEGVTAILDPAILERADESARRNAELCLVYEATRRMRCDLVRTLTPLGIEAHGDTHWKSITKKAYGAVGYFTDLARFYRDTAVNLNTTSLQMRTSVNQRVFDCPAAGGFLLTDNQGDLSEFFEPNTESATFDNLDELKDKTQYYLKHPDERTRIVRAAQSRIAAHHTHAHRLQMLEAYLKERYA
- a CDS encoding MgtC/SapB family protein — encoded protein: MSNAELGDVLSKLGLAVALAGVLGLERESKGRAAGLRTHILVCVASTVAMIVSDYIAAEWSRQGAPVWLDRGRIAAGIVTGIGFVGAGAIINVGNVHKGLTTAAMLWFVAVLGIAIGAGFYALATLATAIALMTVTVLSRVSESLPTQTEFSLEIRMPGGLNLVNQVEQHVKSLGYRVTASRLRVVGKGERMDVTLDLISKTSPNLEGLIASLEERLPEVQRITIER